The following nucleotide sequence is from Vampirovibrionales bacterium.
GACGACCACCAGATCGATATTCCCCTCGCGCCGTTTCAGTCGACGTGCTTTCGAGAGAATATCGGAAAGCAGCGGGGAGCCGGTTTCGTCGAACCAAAGTTTAGCGGATGATAATTGCGTGACGGCTGATGTCAATCTCGACCAATGATCATCGTCAAGCTTTCCGGTTTGCAATGCGCCAAGATCGATATTCCCGACATTCGCCACTAGCCTTTCAACCTGTTCAGCGTTCGGCATCTCGGCGGTAAAATAAGCGGCTTTCCCGCCATCGCCAACCACGCGCGCCGCAATCTGCAATCCGAGGACGCTTTTACCCATCGCTGGCCTGCCAGCCACTAGATACAGCTTTCCCGGTTTCAATCCGCAAGTCTTTGCGTCGAGATCAGCAAGGCCGGTTGGCGCGCCTTTCGGCGCTATTCCTTCAAATCGCTGATCTATTTCATTGACAACCTCCGGGAGCAAAGTCTTAATCGGAACTAATCCCGATTCAAATCCAGCCGCGTCGGCGACAGCATCAATCGCGGCCTTGAGTTGCGCAATCGCTTTTTCCGCGTCATCACGCATCGCCCACGATTGCAAATCAGTTCCAAGCTGAATCAATTCACGACGACGCGCCCTATCTCGAACAATTCGCGCATAGGCCAGAACATTCGCGGCGCTGGGCGTATCTCTTGCGGCGGTCCCGATATATGCCCAATCGCCTTCCTGCAAAGTCCCTTTCGATTCCATCCACTCGGCAATCGTGAGAACGTCAATCGGCTGTCCTGCCGCATCCATCGCCGTCATTGCCGAGAAAATCCGGCGATGCGCTTCTTTAGAAAAGTCGCCAGCGGAAACGATTGCCGAGACTTCGGAGAACGCAATCGGAGAAACCAAGATTCCGCCAATAACTGAGATTTCGGCTTCAATGCTGGCCAGAAGTTGATTTTCCATTAGCGCCCCTCCATGACTTTCAAGATATTGGCTTGCTCAAGCAGCCAGTCAAATGACGCGGCCCATGGATGAGCATAGCCTTTTTTTGCCGGTGCGCCACCGGTCATGAGCGAATCTTTCAGAACATGATCGATCAGCCGTTCCCATCGATCAAAATCACCGTCGATTTTTTTGAATAGAAAATTCTTGGCTGCTTCGATCCGATTATCTGGCCAATGCCGCAATTCAGCAAGCCGATGCAATCCATGGCCAGGGCATTTCCGATTCCAGATTTCCCGCATTCGTTCGACGGCTTGAATGTCGGAGGGCGAGAACGTCATCGGTTCGTCAACCATGAGAACGGCGGTGGCGGTGGCGGAACCGTCGCGCGCGACAGTTACCACCTCCTCCTCCAATCTTCCAAGATCAGGAGCAGGAGCAGGAGCAGGAGCAGGAGCAGGAGCAGGAGCAGGAGCAGGAGAAGGGGCATTGCTTTTAGCATTGCTCTTAGGAATGCTCGTAGCATTGCTCGTAGCATTGCTCGTAGCATTTCTTGGCGGAGGCTCTATGTCGTTTTTCCTTTCCCATCTTGCACTTGCGGCTTTTCTTGCCTTGTCTGATCGGTCTGGAGCATGAACCACGTATCCGTTGTGCTCTTCCCAGTCATGAAGTTCGTAGACGCCGTTCTGAGAGTCCAAAAATGCCAGCTCGACGAGCTTTGTGGTCAGCGCCCCCGGTGCCCCGGTCCATCTTGCAGCGATTTCTATAGCCCTGGAGTTCATGCCGACGAGCTTCCCGGTTGGCTTGTTGATTGCTGAAAAACACCATAATCGCTGTAATGATTCAACTCCCTGATACCCTAAATCTTCTTTAAGAACTACTGTTTTCCAATGATCCCAAAAACTTACTGAAAGCCTAATATCAGAATTCATTCCATCCACCATTCGCGGTTAGCTTCTCTTTCCGAGAGTTCAAATGCGTGTAAATACGGCGCAAGTTCAGGGACAGCATGATTAGGGACGATTCCACAATCCACGAGATAACCGCAATTGACGAGCCGCTGAATGGATTTTTCAGGCCATCTCCCCGGAAGAGAGCGGATCATGTTTGAGAATTGACGGTTGTTTAGGAGGGTTATCAAGGCGACGAGATCAATCTTTGTAAGCCGCTTATCATGCGCGGCTGATTCCATGATGAGCGCATTGAGCGCCAGCCGCTCGTTGACCTCTTTCCAGAATCGCCGATCTTCGAGTTTCACGACATTGCTAGTCTTAGCATTCATGACTGCCCACCAATTCGCATTGCGCGATTGAAGGCGTCTTGAAATTCTGAGAATGAGGCTTGAGGATTGTTTCTGAACCAGCACCACAACGCGAGCATTGATAGGGGATTCATGATTGGCCTCCCCATTGCGCCGCCATGGCATCTGCAATTCCTTTGTAAGTCCTGCTTCTATTCTTCCATCGTTCGGACGATGGCGGCATTTTCCATATTTTATTTTCTCGCCCATCTACAACATTCGAGGGGTGCAGCTTCGGCA
It contains:
- the dnaB gene encoding replicative DNA helicase, with the protein product MENQLLASIEAEISVIGGILVSPIAFSEVSAIVSAGDFSKEAHRRIFSAMTAMDAAGQPIDVLTIAEWMESKGTLQEGDWAYIGTAARDTPSAANVLAYARIVRDRARRRELIQLGTDLQSWAMRDDAEKAIAQLKAAIDAVADAAGFESGLVPIKTLLPEVVNEIDQRFEGIAPKGAPTGLADLDAKTCGLKPGKLYLVAGRPAMGKSVLGLQIAARVVGDGGKAAYFTAEMPNAEQVERLVANVGNIDLGALQTGKLDDDHWSRLTSAVTQLSSAKLWFDETGSPLLSDILSKARRLKRREGNIDLVVVDHAGLVEAGGENRQNAQSAVARALKGLAKELACPVIALVQLSRKLEERTDKRPMLSDLRDSGEWEQSADVVAMLYRDEIYNPDSPDKNCAELLIRKQRSGVLGIIPLRFLGQFARFESMAGGLPSWDMPAPTKRNNRGIDL